One Enterobacter asburiae genomic window, CCATTGGGTAAAGCGTTCGCCGTCCAGCGCCACGTCGGCCACGCGGAAGCTGAGGGTACGCTTAATTTGCGGATCGTAACGACGGTACACTTCGCCCTGCGGGCGATGAGGACGCAGCGGGAAATACAGCTGACGGCTCTCATCAAACTGCATCCCGCCGCTGGCCCGTGATTGTTCACCTTTCAGCCACAGCGGCAGCTGCCAGAAGGTTTCGCGTGCCAGATAGTCCCCGTGGGCCAGGCTAAACAGCGCCTGCGCCTGGGGTTCATCCTGCCAGGTCGCCCAGGGCAGGGTAATGCCGGTCAGCGAGGGTGCGGCAACAAACAGCTGATCCAGGGCTTCGACCAGCCAGCCGTCCGGCATCCCACTCAGACGCTCCAGCACCGCGCTGCCGTCGAGACCCAACGTCAGCGGCAGCGCGCGATCCGTTGTGGTGCAGCGAAAGCCATAGCCGGAATGGACGATATTCGCGATTGCCATTACGCCTTCTCCTTGTAAAACGGGTTGCTAAAGTCGAAATAGATCACCGCCGGATCGGCGATGGTGTTTTCATTGCGATCGTGCAGGTAGCAGAAGAAGTTGCCTTTGCAGTTCCAGGTCGGGCTGTCGAGCACGTAGTCGAGGCAGCGGGTCTGCTTTGCCGTACGGCGCAGTTCCGCCAGCGCGTCGCGCACCCGGGACATCAGGCTTTCCTCGCTGTCGAAACCTGCGGCGGCGAGGGCGGCGGTGACGGCAAGGGTAGAGTTCAGCAGCAGATAATAAGGGAAGTAGCGCAGCAGCTGGCTCTCACCGAAGCGGTTTTCCACCTCCGTTTCGCCCGCCTCTTTCAGCCACGCGTCGGCTCCTTCGGTCCACGCGCTGCCCTGGCAGTCGCGGTAGATCAGCCCGACGGGGAAATCCTGCTGCATCTCAACGAGGATATTTTGCTGGTGCGCCAGCAGGACCAGACCGTAGTCCGCCTCGGCGCTGAACAGCGGAAGTAATACGCGGTCGCAATAGGCGTCCAGCCAGCAGCGGGCGGCCTGGGCGAGCGGTAATTCCAGACGCTGACTCAGACGGCGCACCGCGGAGGCCAGCAGGCTATCACCGCCGTCCGGCGCGGCCTGGGTCAGGCTCACCAGCACGTTGGTTTGTGTTTCAGGGGTATCGAACAGCAGGTTGACGCGCAGGGCCATCAGGCTCTCTTCCTGAATAGTGCCGTTTTCGTCACGCAGCCCCGCCCAGCCGTCTTCCTGCATCACGCGCATGGTTGGGTAGCGAGCCTGCAAATCTTGCCAGCGTTCCGTTTTCGCCAGGCGCGCCAGGCGCATTCCGCGCTTAACCTCTTTGACCGACAGCGTGCGCACGGAGTTGGTCAGGCGCACGCTGAGGGAGAACTTAATCATGTCGCCGTTGGTTTCGCTGTACAGCGAGCGGGACGAGCTGGTGGGCAGCCACTGCGCGCCCGCTTCCCCCAGGTCCTGCAATGAACCGTTTTCCGCCAGACGCAGGCACCACTCCTGCTCCAGCAGATAGTCGGCCTGCCACGGATGCATCGGCAGCAGCCAGCGGGTGTCGGTGAAATGGCCGAGCAGCTCAGGCGCGCTCTGGGCCGCGAAGCGCAGCAGACGCTCGCGCAGCGAGACGTTCAGGCTGTCGCCAGCAACGAGCGTGCTCTCAACGGCAAACCAGCGCAGCGGGAAGCGGGAGGCGAAATCGGGCAGATAGCGACGCGCCTCGGTTTCGTTGAAGGGCTCGTGCGACTTCGGTGCAGGGTGAAACGCGTGGCCGACCAGCAGCGCCTGTTCCGCCTCGGCAAACGTCAGCGGCTTATCGCGCAGGTTTGCCCAGCTGTGGCGCAGATCGATCGCCTGCCAGGTGTGCGCATGGCTTTCGAGAACGCGCTGCTTAAAACGCGCCAGCGTATCGGCATCAAGCGAGCCTTTTACTGACGGTTTTTCAAGAATTAAATCAACCAGTTGATCAAATGTGACGGCGTCACCGTCATCACTGTTGCTTTGAATAAGCGTTGCCGGGAAACGGTACTGATGATGCTGGGTAGGAGAGAAATAGCGTACCGGAACCCGAAGAGCCTGGGTTTGTGACAGCGGAATATGAATGTCCGGTAACGCATCCGCAGCGGTAGCAGGGAGATAGCGCCAGTCCTTCGTTTCGCGCAACAGGGCGTTTAAAAAACACTGGGCTGCAACGTCTGTACCGGCAGAGCGGGGCAGAGCACGCATAGATGTACCTCATTCCATGATTGATAATAATTCTCGTTATGATATTCATTCTGTTTACAGTCGCAACCATTTTTGCAATATTTGTTTTCATAAACTTCATAATTTCCACACATTTATTGACACTATGTTCACATTCTCATGCACACTGACTCTGAAATATTAACCGAAAACGTCACCTCAAAAGCCAACTGGCCCCTGGCGCTATGTGCGGGTTTATTAGGTATCGGGCAAAACGGCCTGCTGGTGATGCTCCCGCAGCTGGTGACCCTGACCGGGCTGTCGCTCTCGGTCTGGGCCGGTCTGCTGATGTTCGGATCCATGCTCTTTTTACCGGCATCGCCATGGTGGGGACGCCAGAGCGAGCGGCGAGGGTGTAAGGCCGTGATGGTGGCCTCGCTGAGCGGCTATCTGGCCAGTTTCGTCGTCATGGCACTGGTGGTCTGGGCGATGGCGGCCGGAAGGCTGGATACTTACTGGGGACTGGCGGGGCTGATCCTGTCGCGCCTGCTCTACGGACTGACGGTCTCAGGGCTGGTGCCTGCGGCCCAGACGTGGGCTATTCAGCGTGCGGGGCTGGAGAAGAGAATGGCGGCGCTGGCGACGATAAGCTCCGGCCTCAGCTGCGGACGGCTGCTCGGCCCGCCGCTGGCGGCGCTGATGCTCAGCGTCAGCCCGGTGGCGCCGCTCTGGCTGATGGCGATCGCGCCGTTAATCGCCCTGCTGCTGGTGCTTCGCGAAGTCGCGGACCCGCCGCTGCCGCCGGTGGCGCACCAGGCGACCCGCCTGCAGGCCTCCATGCTGCCGTTCCTGCTGCTGGCGCTGTTGCTGGCGGCGCTGGTCAGCCTGATGCAGCTTGGGCTGTCACCGCATCTTAGCCCCCTGCTGGAGGGCAATGCCCGGGACATCAGCCATCATGTTGCGCTTCTGCTGAGCCTGGCCGCCCTGGCCACGCTCGCGGCACAGTTTCTGGTGGTCCGTCCGCAGCATTTCACCCCGGTGACGTTACTCTGCATCGCGGCGGTGTTAATGGTGGCCGGGCTTGGGCTGATGACCGTCGCGGGTTTAACGCTGTTCTACGTGGGGATTGTTATCACGTCACTCGGGGCGGCGATGGCCACGCCGGGCTACCAGCTGCTGCTGAACGACAGGCTGACCACCGGGAAAGGGGCGGGCGTCATCGCCACCAGCCACACGTTAGGTTACGGCGTCAGCGCGCTGCTGGTGCCCGTGGTGACGCGTTTTTACGGCGAGCAGTCTTTAACGGTGGCTGCATGGGGAATGGCATTGCTGTTTTTAGCGTTGAGTATAGGGGTACGGTCAACCGAGCGTACCCCTGCTGAAAAACCTTAATGGATCTGGCGGGAGGAATGGCCGCCAGACTCCTCATTTTGCCGCAGACGCTGCAGGGGATCCTGCTGATAAAACTGGCAAAAACGCTGCCACAGCGCCGGGAAGCGGGGCGCGAAGAGCTCGGGGGCGCTGAAGAAATACTCCGAGAGCACAGCAAAGCATTCGGCAGGGTCGGTTGCCGCATAGGCATCAATGCTGGCGGCGCTTTCACCCACCAGATCTATCTCATCCTGGATGTTATCCATTGCGGCATGCAGGTCGTGCTCCCATCCTGCCACTTCACGAAGCGGGATCAGCGGCACGCCGCTGGCGCGATCGCCGTTGCGGGTATCAAGCTTATGCGCCACTTCATGAATAATCAGGTTAAAGCCAGAGGCGTCGAACGAGTCCTGAATGTCGAGCCAGTTCAGGATAATCGGCCCCTGCTGCCAGCTTTGTCCGGACTGCACCACGCGCTGGTTATGCACCAGCCCGATATCGTCCTGCCATTCGTCATCCACCACGAACGGCGCGGGATAGATTAGCACTTCGTGGAAACCGTCCAGCCACTCAATGCCGAGCTCAAGCACCGGCAGACAGAATAGCAGGGCGATGCGCGCGTTTTTCAGGGGATCGAGTTCGAAACCCTGCAGTGGAACCAGGCGTTTTTGCTGTAAAAAACGATCCGCCAGTTGAACCAGTTTCGCTTGTTCATCCGGCTTAAGATTAGTCAGAACAGGGATCGTCAGCGCGTCATCCCATGGCAGCGCCATATCCCGGCCAGCCTCATTCGTTTTCCAGGGCCACTTTATCATCGCTTTGCTCGCAAACTCGTCACTTGAACAAAAATGGGAAAGTCAGGTTCGGTTAAGATGCCAGAAAATCGCTCGCTGCGACAATTCCAGCCTGAATAAACTATCATTCGTACGTAGCGGTGGGTAGCGGTTTGCGGGCATCACCTTCATTTTGTGAAGTCTGTCGTAGCCTTAACCCACAGGTTCAGTGAAGAAATCAGTACGGTATTGAAAAATGAGCGATTTCAAAGGTAACAAGCAGGACCTGCCCAGCCGAGCGTGCGCGCACTGCCAGCGGCCTATGACGTGGCGCAAGAAATGGGCGAAATGCTGGGATGAGGTCAAATACTGTTCCGAGCGCTGTCGCAGGAGCCACCGTTGACCGAACTGCGCCTGCTCCTGGGCGATCAGCTTAATCCGCACCATAGCTGGTTTGATGCCTGCAATCCGAATGTCATTTACGTGATGCTGGAGCTGCGGGCGGAAACCGCGTACGTGCTTCATCACGCCCAGAAAGTGATTGCCATCTTCGCGGCCATGCGCGCGTTTGCCTCTGCGTTAAAGGAAAAGGGGCATCGGGTGAGGTACGTCCGGCTCTCTGACAGCTCAAACCGCGGCGCGCTGGAAGACAATCTCAACGCGCTTGTCGCGCATTACGGCGCGGACAGGGTGCTGTGGCAGGAGCCCGACGAATGGCGTCTTGATGCGCAGCTGCAGGCGTGGGCGAAAACGGCGTCCGTCGTAACGGCCTGCATCAGCAGCGAGCATTTCTTCACCACCCGTGAACAGGTGAGCGCGTTTTTTGCAACGCGTAAGAGCTGGCGAATGGAGTACTTTTACCGGGAAATGCGTTGTCAGCACGGCATACTGTTGACCTCAGAAGGCGAGCCGGAAGGAGGAAAATGGAATTTTGATGCTGAAAACCGCAGGCGCTGGTCAGGCGAGCCGCCCGCCCCGGAGGACTCGCGTCCGCGCCACGATAATTCAGCCTTATGGGCGGAGATCCAACGCTGCGGCGTAAATACCTTCGGCGAACCGCAGGCCGGGAATTTTCGCTGGCCGCTCAACCGTTCGGAAGCCAAAGCCGGGCTGGATGAATTTATCACTCACGTGCTCCCGCAGTTTGGCGCCTGGCAGGATGCGATGCACGCGGAGGAGCCTTTTCTTTTCCACTCGTTAATTTCATTCGCGCTGAACACCAAAATGCTTAATCCGCGTGAAGTGGTGGCTGCCGCCCAGCAGGCATGGCGTTCGGGCCATGCGCCGCTGCCTGCCGTTGAAGGGTTTATCCGCCAAATTCTCGGCTGGCGGGAGTACGTGCGTGGGATTTACTGGTCGCAGATGCCGGGCTACCGGGAGCTGAATGCCTTAGACCAGCACGCCCCGCTGCCTGACTGGTTCTGGACGGGCAAGACGCAGATGCGCTGCCTGGCGCATGCCGTTGGACAGTCGCTCACCGAGGCTTACGCCCACCATATCCAGCGCCTGATGGTCATCGGGAATTTTAGCCTGCTCAGCGGCCTGTCGCCGCAGGCGGTTCATGAATGGTATCTGGGGGTCTACATTGATGCCTTTGAATGGGTGGAGCTGCCCAATACCCTCGGCATGAGCCAGTTTGGCGATGGCGGGTTACTGGCCAGCAAGCCCTACGTCTCGAGCGCGTCATATATTCATAAGATGAGCAATTACTGTCAGGGGTGCCGGTATCAATACAACCAGCGTACCGGAGAGCTGGCGTGTCCCTTCAATGCCCTTTACTGGGATTTTTTTGCGCGCAATCAGGCGCGTCTGGGTAACAATCCCCGCCTGGGCATCGTCTTTAAACAGCTTGCAGACATGAAGGAAGAGGAGCGGCAGGCCCTTGCCGATCGCGCCGGGTATGTTCGCCTGCATCTCAACGACCTCTGACGTATTTCTCCACCGCGCCGGTTGCGGTGGGTCAATAAGA contains:
- a CDS encoding DUF2256 domain-containing protein, producing the protein MSDFKGNKQDLPSRACAHCQRPMTWRKKWAKCWDEVKYCSERCRRSHR
- a CDS encoding cryptochrome/photolyase family protein; amino-acid sequence: MTELRLLLGDQLNPHHSWFDACNPNVIYVMLELRAETAYVLHHAQKVIAIFAAMRAFASALKEKGHRVRYVRLSDSSNRGALEDNLNALVAHYGADRVLWQEPDEWRLDAQLQAWAKTASVVTACISSEHFFTTREQVSAFFATRKSWRMEYFYREMRCQHGILLTSEGEPEGGKWNFDAENRRRWSGEPPAPEDSRPRHDNSALWAEIQRCGVNTFGEPQAGNFRWPLNRSEAKAGLDEFITHVLPQFGAWQDAMHAEEPFLFHSLISFALNTKMLNPREVVAAAQQAWRSGHAPLPAVEGFIRQILGWREYVRGIYWSQMPGYRELNALDQHAPLPDWFWTGKTQMRCLAHAVGQSLTEAYAHHIQRLMVIGNFSLLSGLSPQAVHEWYLGVYIDAFEWVELPNTLGMSQFGDGGLLASKPYVSSASYIHKMSNYCQGCRYQYNQRTGELACPFNALYWDFFARNQARLGNNPRLGIVFKQLADMKEEERQALADRAGYVRLHLNDL
- the mtfA gene encoding DgsA anti-repressor MtfA yields the protein MIKWPWKTNEAGRDMALPWDDALTIPVLTNLKPDEQAKLVQLADRFLQQKRLVPLQGFELDPLKNARIALLFCLPVLELGIEWLDGFHEVLIYPAPFVVDDEWQDDIGLVHNQRVVQSGQSWQQGPIILNWLDIQDSFDASGFNLIIHEVAHKLDTRNGDRASGVPLIPLREVAGWEHDLHAAMDNIQDEIDLVGESAASIDAYAATDPAECFAVLSEYFFSAPELFAPRFPALWQRFCQFYQQDPLQRLRQNEESGGHSSRQIH
- a CDS encoding GNAT family N-acetyltransferase translates to MAIANIVHSGYGFRCTTTDRALPLTLGLDGSAVLERLSGMPDGWLVEALDQLFVAAPSLTGITLPWATWQDEPQAQALFSLAHGDYLARETFWQLPLWLKGEQSRASGGMQFDESRQLYFPLRPHRPQGEVYRRYDPQIKRTLSFRVADVALDGERFTQWMNNPRVNAFWEMAGPQAEQENYLRRQLDSTYCYPVIGCFDDQPFGYFELYWAAEDRIGRHYRWQPFDRGLHMLVGEENWRGAQYIRSWLRGLSHYLYLDEPRTARIVAEPRFDNQRLFRHLASAGFETMKEFDFPHKRSRLIVSQRHRFFSEVEL
- a CDS encoding IucA/IucC family protein, whose amino-acid sequence is MRALPRSAGTDVAAQCFLNALLRETKDWRYLPATAADALPDIHIPLSQTQALRVPVRYFSPTQHHQYRFPATLIQSNSDDGDAVTFDQLVDLILEKPSVKGSLDADTLARFKQRVLESHAHTWQAIDLRHSWANLRDKPLTFAEAEQALLVGHAFHPAPKSHEPFNETEARRYLPDFASRFPLRWFAVESTLVAGDSLNVSLRERLLRFAAQSAPELLGHFTDTRWLLPMHPWQADYLLEQEWCLRLAENGSLQDLGEAGAQWLPTSSSRSLYSETNGDMIKFSLSVRLTNSVRTLSVKEVKRGMRLARLAKTERWQDLQARYPTMRVMQEDGWAGLRDENGTIQEESLMALRVNLLFDTPETQTNVLVSLTQAAPDGGDSLLASAVRRLSQRLELPLAQAARCWLDAYCDRVLLPLFSAEADYGLVLLAHQQNILVEMQQDFPVGLIYRDCQGSAWTEGADAWLKEAGETEVENRFGESQLLRYFPYYLLLNSTLAVTAALAAAGFDSEESLMSRVRDALAELRRTAKQTRCLDYVLDSPTWNCKGNFFCYLHDRNENTIADPAVIYFDFSNPFYKEKA
- a CDS encoding MFS transporter; this translates as MHTDSEILTENVTSKANWPLALCAGLLGIGQNGLLVMLPQLVTLTGLSLSVWAGLLMFGSMLFLPASPWWGRQSERRGCKAVMVASLSGYLASFVVMALVVWAMAAGRLDTYWGLAGLILSRLLYGLTVSGLVPAAQTWAIQRAGLEKRMAALATISSGLSCGRLLGPPLAALMLSVSPVAPLWLMAIAPLIALLLVLREVADPPLPPVAHQATRLQASMLPFLLLALLLAALVSLMQLGLSPHLSPLLEGNARDISHHVALLLSLAALATLAAQFLVVRPQHFTPVTLLCIAAVLMVAGLGLMTVAGLTLFYVGIVITSLGAAMATPGYQLLLNDRLTTGKGAGVIATSHTLGYGVSALLVPVVTRFYGEQSLTVAAWGMALLFLALSIGVRSTERTPAEKP